One genomic segment of Impatiens glandulifera chromosome 6, dImpGla2.1, whole genome shotgun sequence includes these proteins:
- the LOC124943282 gene encoding 2-oxoglutarate-dependent dioxygenase AOP3-like, producing MANTETAAPKLPIIDLRGLIFGTSSWISTCKEIRSALEEYGCFVALSDIVSDDLEVDVLNCLKDLFSLPSEIKSKNISDKPFHGYFGRRPLSPLLESLGIENTNYLQSVQDFAALMWPQGNHPFCENIHKYGNATIGLAEMVTRMLFDSYGIEKKQCEAHIESMNTVLRMLEYIPPKTCEAEVGSSAHTDKSFLTVLHQCQTSGLEVETKTGVSLSVDFPPSSFLIIAGEACQGWSNGRVHSAVHGVKMEPTIDQMRYSLALFVYAKRTIEVAKEFIDDEHPMLFKPFNNYELLRFYTKDPIKRKIKNIEEFCGV from the exons ATGGCAAATACTGAGACAGCAGCACCAAAGCTTCCCATCATTGACCTACGAGGCTTGATCTTTGGAACAAGCTCGTGGATTTCAACATGCAAAGAAATCAGAAGTGCCCTAGAAGAATACGGTTGTTTTGTGGCGCTTTCGGACATTGTGTCAGATGATCTTGAAGTTGATGTTCTTAACTGTCTTAAGGATCTGTTTAGCTTGCCATCGGAGATCAAATCCAAGAATATCTCCGACAAGCCTTTCCATGGTTACTTCGGACGGAGACCTTTATCTCCTCTATTGGAGAGCCTGGGAATTGAAAACACCAATTATCTTCAATCGGTTCAAGATTTTGCTGCTCTAATGTGGCCCCAAGGAAATCATCCCTTCTG TGAGAATATTCATAAATACGGAAATGCAACCATTGGGCTAGCAGAAATGGTGACAAGAATGTTGTTTGATAGTTACGGCATAGAGAAGAAACAATGTGAGGCACATATTGAATCAATGAACACCGTTCTTAGAATGTTGGAATACATACCACCTAAGACATGTGAAGCAGAAGTTGGCAGTTCCGCTCATACTGACAAGAGCTTTCTAACCGTTCTTCATCAGTGTCAAACAAGCGGTTTAGAGGTGGAAACAAAGACGGGGGTTTCGTTATCTGTCGATTTTCCTCCTTCATCTTTCTTAATCATAGCTGGAGAGGCTTGCCAG GGATGGAGTAACGGTAGGGTGCACTCGGCCGTGCATGGTGTGAAGATGGAGCCGACTATAGATCAAATGAGATACAGTTTGGCGTTATTTGTTTACGCTAAAAGGACAATTGAAGTTGCTAAGGAGTTTATTGATGATGAACATCCCATGTTGTTTAAGCCATTTAATAACTATGAATTGCTTAGGTTCTATACTAAAGACCCAATAAAGCGCAAGATCAAAAACATTGAGGAATTTTGCGGTGTTTAA